TCACTGGTAATGTTACCCTgctcaaaacaaacatttacagcagTGTGAGATAAGAAGTGAAACgtttaaacaatacatttagtcatttttCAGAACCTGTGTATTTAAAGCAAAAGTGATATTAaagtgttcttcttcttctaaatcTTATATTCATGTCTGGCAGTGAATGTCTTGTGGGTATCTTCATCCTCACCGCTGGAGGACAGTTCTTCTACATTTTCTCACACCCCACCAAGGGTCAAAGCCAATGTTTTGGCTAATTTGCAACCCAAACATATTCCTATCCCTTTCACTGCCaactctgtctccccctctatCGGTGTGGGAGGCAGGGGACACCAGGCCGGTACTTGAATAAGCCCTGAATGCTCTTTAGTTGTCACACTTTTCCCAAACGCCTTGCAGCTGCTCCTATTGTGCCCGCAGAGGGAGGGCTCCTTAGCTCATTCTTTAggcctcctgctgctgccctgCTCTCAGATGGGTTCATAGAGAGGGAGTGTGGCCCAAACAATGGCCAACACCATGACATCATGCTTCTTATGGGGGCcaaataattatacaaatatatgaTTGGATTCCATTGCATGCAACAAAGCATGGAAGGATGTGCACAAAGATATCACATGCCGTTAGATGCATTTTTTGCAATGATGTTCCTCGTTTGGCTCTTTTGagtgttgacattttttaacacataAATATGGTttactataatatatattagaAATCATAAGTCGATCAGAACATTTTTCATGATAAATTAAATGTCTTCTTAAACACACTTTCGATGacaatgtgttttagttttgttagTATTGCATAATattagaaattaaaaggaaaGGTTTTGGACCTAAAAAACAAGCAATTCGAATGTCAaatttaactttgagaaatgttgatggtctttaatattttttgtaaatcatttcTGACATCTTGGTTGTTGAGTAGTTGCTCTGacctatttatatttttgaccttacacatttacacagatTTCAAATTTAAGgatataatttaaatatgtgttggGGGACAATGATCTTATGAAAttgcttttgtattttcaacTAAATTGCAAAAGTGTTTATAACTTGGACATGCCACTTAGATAATACGTTATGTGCACTAGCTATCTCAGTTTACTTGGCAACCATTAACCCAACTATTGGTGTATTGCAAGACAACCAGATGTGCATTACATCATAACAAACTGAATGTGTGTCCCAGAtgatttgcatttcattgtaGATTATTTCCTGCTCATGAAAAACTGTGTCTTCTTTCAAACAtgagatattaaaaaaagagaagatcTTCCACTGTGTAAAAAAGTGACGTGAGATTTATTAAAcagtataaaaacaacatttaaacaaacagatgcaaaaatagatatgataaagaaatatattactTTAGTTCAATAAATATGTCAGAATGCAGCCTTTGAGGACTACGCGTCCCCATCTTAGTAGCTTTAGGTTCTGTCCGTCTCAGCGCTGCAGTACACAGTACAGGAACATGAGGTATTTAATTGTCCATTTCCCCTTATGCGTCAGGATCGTCAAAGTCTTGAAAGGCAGGTATTTGCATTTGGATTGGCAACCATTCCTCAAACTGAGCATGAAGATTCatgggggggcagggggggggggtacattCATTGTTCGTCAAATGAAGGAGTAACTTCCATTGCCATGTTGGGCTTTGGGTCACATTACTTTCTTTAAGCAGTACAGAAAGTATAATGGACATTTGAGAGATTTTCCTGAGACAAATTTTAGCCCTCtccattttgttttgctttcattttgattatCAAAAGCAGTTGCCTTCacgaaaaataaaaataaaatcagtcttTTGAATAAAGAATATTCTGATACTTCTAACTTCCTCTACAGGAATTATCTCCACCACCATTTCAGCCTTTTCCAAAGTCATCTAGGATTAAACTGTGGCTGTCTTTCACACTTAGGAGGTACAACATGAATACTGCCTGATGGTAGTTGTATCTTCCTTTGAAATGATGAGGGCATCATAGTTGGATGAACTGACCCCAAATACTAGTTTGCCATTCTGTTCAGTGATACCAGTACCACCATGAAATGGATAATAATcatgattgtttgtgtgtttgaaaagtCAATAGCGTGTTGCAGTTCAAGTCCAAGCCTGTGCTTCCTCAGCAGCTGGGAGAGGTGGTGATGGGACTGTGGAGGAAGGAGAGCTGACCGGCTGACGAGTGTACAGGGATGGAGACTGGGAAATTGAAAACTGTGCTGCTGTTGCCGATGGCTGGACTGGCCGCCTCTGAGGAGCAGGTAGACGATGCCAGGACCTGGGACTCAAACTGGAGGAGCTGACCCATGAAGCTAAAGTTCGGGGAGATGATGCTGCGGCGCTGCTTGACAAACTCAAAGGCCTCATCGAGCTTCACACGGTTGGTCCGCATGAGATACGCAAGGCAAATGGTGGCAGAGCGGGAGATGCCGGCTTGacagtgcacaaacacacatcctccTTTATTCCTTACTGAGTctgaaggggagagagagaagagaaagcaACATTAGTTCACTGTAAACATCCACCAGGTGATGACATTCATTTGCAAAGGATGGGGGTAAAACTCTGGCTGTCACAGGaaggcaaaaacacaaaagtttTAGCAACACTTTCAGTTGCCATTTAAATTCAACAGTGCTCATTAAGACACAGGAACACAGTTAGTAGGGGTGTAGAGTGTGAGCCTGTGGGGGTTTATTCCCTAAGGAGGCAGTCTGAATGGACAAAAGAGGGGAACAGACCCCTGCTGGGGGTATTGATCTGGGAGGAAGGCCGACAGTGAGTGAGGGGAAAATGCCTTTTGTTTGGCCGGAACAAAGAGCGGCGTGGAGGGAGCCATTCAAGCCCAGCCAGCATCCCCACTACAAAACTAGTTTGGGGCCGCTGCCTCGCAATTGAATAAGAGGGGGCATCCCTTTCTCTACGCCTGGGAGGTTGTGATGATGTAACCACCATTGTGAAGGAGCAAACAGCCTGTGCCGAGCCAGCTGGTCGGATTTTGGAGGGAACTTTTAAAAATTTAAATCCAGGAGTGTTGTGAAGGGAGAGGGGGGTtgggtgtttgtgtttcctgccaTCAACGGGCTCAGGAGGTGACAGCTGTGATAGGCCCTCACATTTGGCAGTTAAGGGGGTGTGAAGGGGGTACAAAAAAAATGGTGGATGTACTCACCAATAAACTCGATAGCCTCGTTGAACCATGAGCTGATATCGGCTTTGTGGTTGTCCTCAACTGGGATGCTCTTGTAGAGGAAGGAGTCCACAAAGTGATTGGGACAGTTAGCAGAGACATTGATCAGAGCGGTGATCCCCAGCACGTCCAGCATGTCTTTTCTTGAAGCATGGTAAGCACTGCCAAGGTACAGGAAAGGCAAGATCTCCACAGGACCCCcctaaacaaaaaacaataaacaaaaccatTCAGTCATCTCCAAAGCAATACAACAGGGAGAAGAAAACCAACAGAATATAGTGTGAACTCAATCTGGTTGCATAGAAAAGACACTAACCTGGTCATATAGAGGAGTATTGCATGGACTACAGTTGGGGTCTGCACTGCCGGGATGGCTGGAGGTCAGGGGCAAATTGAGTCCTTGTGGAGGGGAGGGTTTGGTGCATGTCTCTGGATACTTTGTAGAAAAGTTCTCAAAACCGCCtgggaaacagaaaacacatgtaGGTTAGATTACAGAACAGCAAAGACACATATTCAGGTTTAAATATGGGTATCCAAAAAGGTGACAACTGCTCATGGGGCTATTTTTGAACGGTGTTTACTCCAGCACCAGCTGGTATGGTGACAGCTGTAATCCGCATTTGTTGTCCCGTTGTTAGGATATAGCGAAACTATTGTGAAGCTAATCTAAACAGTAATATAGACTATTCTTACCTTTGAGAATTAAAACCCTGGCTCCACAGGGGTCGCGGCGTAGGGCCGTGACAGCCAGCATCAATGTTCCGTCTTTCTTCGCCTGGCTTAAGTCCGAACTGCGATCGTCTAGCAGAACGACAGACTGGTACTCCCCGCACAGGAGCCGGTTCCTGGTGTCCTCATTTGGGACAATGTGCTCAAGTCCCAGACCCCCCCTGGCTCTCCTGCGGACTATGGTGCTAAAGCGCACGTTGGTGGAGCCCGATATGTGGGACGAGTTGAAGGACAGGAAGGACCGGCAGTCCAGCACCAGGCAGCCCGGGCCGTCGCCCTCCAACAAACCACGCAGGGACGCACAGTCGATGGTGGGGACCTCCATAATGACCATAGTAGGGCGGCGGGAAAGAAACGTTAAATCCAAATACATAAAGCTCGCTCGGCAGGAAGTGTAGGTTGTTGTGAAGAACGCTGTTCCCCTTAAAGTAGTAATTGAAGTGCCGAGTCCTTTGTTccggtttgtttttttaaagaaaatgaagaaaaagttGTACAACTACCAGAGCtggttcttttctctttttaagtGTATCCGGtggttgtttatattttgataaaGTTGAATGTATTCAACTTTATCAGTGAG
The DNA window shown above is from Eleginops maclovinus isolate JMC-PN-2008 ecotype Puerto Natales chromosome 23, JC_Emac_rtc_rv5, whole genome shotgun sequence and carries:
- the dusp1 gene encoding dual specificity protein phosphatase 1, with amino-acid sequence MYLDLTFLSRRPTMVIMEVPTIDCASLRGLLEGDGPGCLVLDCRSFLSFNSSHISGSTNVRFSTIVRRRARGGLGLEHIVPNEDTRNRLLCGEYQSVVLLDDRSSDLSQAKKDGTLMLAVTALRRDPCGARVLILKGGFENFSTKYPETCTKPSPPQGLNLPLTSSHPGSADPNCSPCNTPLYDQGGPVEILPFLYLGSAYHASRKDMLDVLGITALINVSANCPNHFVDSFLYKSIPVEDNHKADISSWFNEAIEFIDSVRNKGGCVFVHCQAGISRSATICLAYLMRTNRVKLDEAFEFVKQRRSIISPNFSFMGQLLQFESQVLASSTCSSEAASPAIGNSSTVFNFPVSIPVHSSAGQLSFLHSPITTSPSC